The sequence CGCGCCCTGACTTCCGCCGGTGACGACCATGCGGAGCTTCCCGCCGTTGCCGCGGCCGATCGCGCGCGGCATCGCGCGAACGGGCCGACCCGTGAGCAGGGCGCGGCCGGCGGGGAAGTAGGGGATCGCGTCCTCGAACGCGACGAAGACGCGCTTCGCGTAGCGGCCGAGCAGCCGATTCGAGCGGCCCGGCCGCGCGTTCGGCTCGAGCAGCGCCGTCGGAATTCCGAGAGTGAGCGCGGCGGCGACGGCGGGGACCGATGCGTAGCCGCCCACGCCGATCACCAGATCCGCATCGAGATCGCGAAGCAGGCGGCGCGCGCGCAGCGTGCCGCGCGCGAGCACGAGCAGGCCGAGCAGCCCGCGAACCGCGCCGCGCCCGGTCACCGCCGCGCTCGGCACCAGGTCGAGCGCGTAGCCCGCCGTCGGCACGTAGCGGGTCTCGAGCCCGCGCGCGGTGCCGACGAAGCGCACGTGCGCCTCGGGCTCGCGCTTGCGGATCGCCTCGGCCAGAGCGAGTGCGGGGAAGATGTGTCCGCCGGTTCCGCCGCCGGCCAGCACGACGACTAGCGCCATCCCGGTCTCCCTCGCTTGGTCGCGCGCGCCGCGTTCAGGATCAGGCCGATCGCCGCCAGGCTCGCGATCAGCGACGTTCCGCCGTACGACACCAGCGGCAGCGTGCTTCCCTTCGTGGGCAGCAGGCCCATCGCGACGCCGGAGTTCAGCAGCGCCTGCATCCAGAGCAGCAGGCTCGCGCCGACCGCCGCCAGCGTCGCGAACGGCGTCTTCGCGCGCTGCGCGATGCCGAGCGACGAGAGCGTGAGCACCGCGAAGCCCACCAGCACCGCGACCACGCCGAACAGCCCCACCTCTTCGCCGACCACCGACAGGATGAAATCGTTGTGGGCCTCGGGCAGGAAGAAGAGCTTCTGCTGTCCGGCGCCGAAGCCAGCGCCGAGCCATCCCCCCGCGCCGAACGCGAGCTGCGACTGCACGAGCTGATAGCCGCCGCCGAGCGGATCGGCCCACGGATCCAGGAACGCGATCAGGCGCGCGACGCGGTACTCGCGCAGCAGCATCGCCCCGATCGCCAGCGGCGCCAGCGCCGCCGCGGTGCAGGCCAGATGATCGAGGCGCGCGCCCGCGGCGAAGATCAGCACGCCGGTGAACATCGCGACCAGCATCGCGCCGCCGTAATCGGGCTGCTGCAGCAGGGCGAACGCGGGCAGCCCGGCCAGAAGCGCCGGCACGAGCATGCTCGCACGGTAGTCCTGCATCCGGTCCTGGTTCGCCGCGAGCCAGCGCGAGACCCCGAGGATCACGCCGAGCTTCGCCGCCTCGAGCGGCTGGAACGGGAAGCCGCCGAGCACGATCCAGCGCCGCGCGCCGTTGTCTCCGACGCCGAGCGGCGTGAAGGTCGCAAGCAGCCCGAGCAGCGCCGCGGCCCAGGCGAGATAGGCGATCTTCTCCAGCCAACCGAGCGGCGTGACGTAGCAGAGGGCGCCGATTCCGAGACCGATCAAGAGCGCGAGCGCCTGTCGGCCGAGATACGCGAACGAGGTGCCGTAGACGACCTCGGCGCGCGCCGCGCTGGCGCTGTAGACCATGACCAGTCCGAAGCCGAGCAACAGGATCGCGGCGACGAGCAGCTCCGACGCGCCGAACCGGCTCAGCATCCCGTTCCTCCGGCCGCGACCCCTTCGGGAAGCGCGCAAGCGAGCTCCGCGAAGCGTCGGCCGCGCTCCTCGAAGCTCTTGAACTGGTCGAAGCTCGCGCACGCGGGCGCGAGCAGGACGACGTCGCCGGGTCGCGCGCAGGCTGCCGCCACTGCGACGGCCGCGGCCAGGTTCGCGACGCGCTCGACCGGGCAGGCGTCCGTGAGCGCCCGCTCGAGCTCCGCGGCCGACTCGCCGTACACCACCGCGCGTCGCACGCGCGCGCCGCGCGCGGCTACGGCGAGCTCGTCGAAGGCGAGACCCTTGTTGCGCCCGCCCGCGAGCCAGACGATCGGGGTGGTCTGCGCGAGCAGGCTCGCGATCGCGGCCGCGGGGTTGGTCGCCTTCGAGTCGTCGACGTAGCGCACGCCCGCGCGCACGCAGACGTCCCGGACGCGGTGGGGCAGGCCCGCGAAGCGCGCGAGCGTGCGCGAGATCGCCTCGGTCGTCGCGCCGGCGAGCCGCGCGGCGAGCGCCGCCGCGAGCGCGTTCGCGACCGGCCTGCGCGAGGCCGCGGAGAGCGCGTGGATCGGAACGCGCAGCTCGACCGGCCCCTGCGGGGCCAGCACCAGGTCCGCGCCGTCGATGTACGCTCCGGACTCGAGCCGCCGCTCGCTGGAGAAGCCGAAGACGCGCGCGCGGGAGCGCTCGCCGATGCCGCGCGCCCACGCGTCGTCCCGGTTCACGACCAGAGCGTCCTCCGGGCGCTGAAGCTCCGCCAGACGCGCCTTCGCCGCGCCGTAGCCCGCCAGGCTGCCGTGACGATCGAGGTGATCGGGCGCGAGGTTCAGGAGCACCGCGACGTCCGCCCGCAGCTTGCGCGCGTGCTCGAGCTGGAAGCTCGACAGCTCGGCGACGATCCGCTCGTGACCGCGGCCGACCAGCGCGCAGAGGGGCGTGCCGAGATTTCCCCCGACGCCCGTGTCGAGTCCGCTCGCCTCGAGCATCTCGCCGATCAGCACGGTCGTGGTGCTCTTGCCGTTGGAGCCGGTGATGCCGACGAGGAGCGTGTCGAGGAACTCCGCCGCGAGGTCGACCTCGGGCACGAGCTTCGCGCTTGCGGCGACCGGAATCCCGGGGCTCGCGACCACGGCGTCGAACTCCGCGAAGTCGGGCAGCGACGGCGCGCAGAGGCGCTTCACCTGCGGCGGCAGCCCTTCGAGCGTCTCGGGAGCGCGATCGTACGCGCAGACGCGGGCGCCGGCGCGCAGCAGGAGCTCGACCGCGCTCCGCCCCGAGCGCGCGACACCGAGCACGAGCACGTTCTTCCCCGTCCAGCTCATCGCAGCTTCAAGAGCGAGATCGCGACCAGCCCCAGGATCACCGAGATGATCCAGAAGCGGACGATGATCTGCGGCTCGGGCCAACCTCTCAGCTCGTAGTGGTGGTGGATCGGCGCCATCCGGAACACGCGCTTGCCGCGCGTCTTGAACGACGCCACCTGGATCATCACGGAGAACA is a genomic window of Deltaproteobacteria bacterium containing:
- the ftsW gene encoding putative lipid II flippase FtsW — translated: MLSRFGASELLVAAILLLGFGLVMVYSASAARAEVVYGTSFAYLGRQALALLIGLGIGALCYVTPLGWLEKIAYLAWAAALLGLLATFTPLGVGDNGARRWIVLGGFPFQPLEAAKLGVILGVSRWLAANQDRMQDYRASMLVPALLAGLPAFALLQQPDYGGAMLVAMFTGVLIFAAGARLDHLACTAAALAPLAIGAMLLREYRVARLIAFLDPWADPLGGGYQLVQSQLAFGAGGWLGAGFGAGQQKLFFLPEAHNDFILSVVGEEVGLFGVVAVLVGFAVLTLSSLGIAQRAKTPFATLAAVGASLLLWMQALLNSGVAMGLLPTKGSTLPLVSYGGTSLIASLAAIGLILNAARATKRGRPGWR
- the murG gene encoding undecaprenyldiphospho-muramoylpentapeptide beta-N-acetylglucosaminyltransferase, with the protein product MALVVVLAGGGTGGHIFPALALAEAIRKREPEAHVRFVGTARGLETRYVPTAGYALDLVPSAAVTGRGAVRGLLGLLVLARGTLRARRLLRDLDADLVIGVGGYASVPAVAAALTLGIPTALLEPNARPGRSNRLLGRYAKRVFVAFEDAIPYFPAGRALLTGRPVRAMPRAIGRGNGGKLRMVVTGGSQGARAINRSVCAALPRLASVAGLEITHQTGAADLEECRAAYAAAGVHGELAAFFDDLPTRLARADLVVARAGSTVSELCQAGVASVLVPYPFAADDHQLANARELERAGACVVVPDAELGARFEAELIALLGDRERRTRMGESALRRAKPHAAEEIWAHCRSLLGRSGGAR
- the murD gene encoding UDP-N-acetylmuramoyl-L-alanine--D-glutamate ligase, translating into MSWTGKNVLVLGVARSGRSAVELLLRAGARVCAYDRAPETLEGLPPQVKRLCAPSLPDFAEFDAVVASPGIPVAASAKLVPEVDLAAEFLDTLLVGITGSNGKSTTTVLIGEMLEASGLDTGVGGNLGTPLCALVGRGHERIVAELSSFQLEHARKLRADVAVLLNLAPDHLDRHGSLAGYGAAKARLAELQRPEDALVVNRDDAWARGIGERSRARVFGFSSERRLESGAYIDGADLVLAPQGPVELRVPIHALSAASRRPVANALAAALAARLAGATTEAISRTLARFAGLPHRVRDVCVRAGVRYVDDSKATNPAAAIASLLAQTTPIVWLAGGRNKGLAFDELAVAARGARVRRAVVYGESAAELERALTDACPVERVANLAAAVAVAAACARPGDVVLLAPACASFDQFKSFEERGRRFAELACALPEGVAAGGTGC